A window of the Methanoregula sp. UBA64 genome harbors these coding sequences:
- a CDS encoding RPA family protein — protein MSANPSEMGGGRREGSFEREPARRVFAAELRECRYQFKDGTDEKSPTFVLLPTGERSNRIFIVGTLTEKTRQGEQNVFYRGRVIDPTGTFFVMAGSYQPEAMQQLAKIEAPAFVAVIGKPNLYQKPDGSYLVSVRVESITVVDKDTRDLWTLDAAERTLDRLDALREGTSPDIVKAKEQYPIVDPVVYRKMVYDALAQIKM, from the coding sequence ATGAGCGCGAACCCCTCGGAAATGGGCGGCGGCCGGCGCGAAGGCAGCTTCGAGCGCGAGCCCGCACGCCGGGTCTTTGCCGCAGAGCTCCGCGAGTGCCGGTACCAGTTCAAGGACGGCACCGATGAGAAGAGCCCGACGTTTGTGCTCTTACCCACGGGCGAGCGCAGTAACCGGATCTTCATTGTCGGGACGCTGACCGAGAAGACCCGGCAAGGCGAGCAGAACGTCTTTTACCGGGGCCGGGTGATCGACCCGACCGGTACGTTCTTTGTGATGGCGGGAAGCTACCAGCCCGAGGCCATGCAGCAACTGGCAAAGATCGAGGCCCCGGCCTTTGTCGCAGTCATAGGAAAGCCGAACCTGTACCAGAAGCCGGACGGTTCGTATCTCGTCTCCGTCCGGGTCGAATCGATCACGGTCGTGGACAAGGACACCCGGGATCTCTGGACGCTCGATGCGGCCGAAAGAACCCTCGACCGGCTCGATGCGCTCAGGGAGGGCACGAGCCCGGACATCGTCAAGGCAAAAGAGCAGTACCCCATTGTAGACCCGGTCGTGTACCGGAAGATGGTGTACGATGCGCTGGCGCAGATTAAGATGTAA
- a CDS encoding methyltransferase domain-containing protein yields MPRQKKVPAPYLATGFRNVDGTGDSSACTRCLDLLSDIPFFSSVKQESFRIVAAGKPPLVLDAGCGAGKDLAALAGLLPKKSRVVGFDASEALLTTAAERTAPCRDRCDLVRGDLLRLPFATGTFGACRIDRVLQHIHNPAHVVEELVRVLAPGGTLVAFDNDWDTLSISLGDEDKSARITRSWSDSFASGRVGKDLAGIFRDAGLARVSAEPRTLDLPDLSLAEKVFDLPSLFSRMRDAGIFSDKKIAAIREELSGQARAGTFTSGYTGWLVMGKKPE; encoded by the coding sequence ATGCCCCGCCAGAAAAAAGTCCCCGCCCCGTACCTCGCGACCGGCTTTCGCAATGTGGACGGCACGGGCGACAGCTCGGCCTGCACCCGCTGCCTCGACCTCCTCTCCGACATCCCGTTCTTTTCCTCAGTCAAGCAGGAGAGCTTCCGGATCGTTGCAGCAGGAAAGCCGCCGCTCGTGCTCGACGCCGGCTGCGGCGCGGGAAAAGATCTCGCGGCACTTGCCGGGCTCCTGCCAAAAAAAAGCCGGGTCGTGGGTTTTGACGCGAGCGAAGCGCTCCTTACAACCGCTGCGGAACGGACCGCACCCTGTCGGGACCGGTGCGATCTGGTCCGCGGCGATCTCCTCCGGCTCCCGTTTGCCACCGGCACGTTCGGCGCCTGCCGGATCGACCGGGTCCTCCAGCACATCCACAACCCGGCTCACGTGGTAGAAGAGCTCGTCAGGGTGCTCGCCCCGGGCGGCACGCTCGTTGCCTTCGACAATGACTGGGACACGCTCTCGATCAGCCTGGGAGATGAGGATAAATCGGCCCGGATCACCCGGTCGTGGAGCGACAGCTTCGCTTCGGGCCGGGTGGGAAAAGACCTTGCCGGGATCTTCCGGGACGCCGGCCTTGCCCGGGTTTCGGCCGAGCCGCGGACGCTTGACCTTCCCGACCTTTCGCTCGCGGAAAAAGTCTTCGATCTCCCGTCGCTCTTTTCCCGGATGCGGGATGCCGGGATCTTCTCCGACAAAAAGATCGCGGCAATCCGGGAGGAACTTTCCGGCCAGGCCCGGGCCGGCACGTTCACATCAGGTTATACCGGCTGGCTGGTCATGGGAAAGAAACCGGAGTAA